The window TGAAAATATTGCCGTTGATGCTGCTGAACAGGGGCGGCGCCATGTCAATATTATGGCGCCTGGAAAAAATCGGGCCAAGCCGGCCGGCCAGGCCGATGGTTTGCGCTCCGGCCAGACGGCGGATCCACAACAGCCGCCGCACAATGGCCTGAGCCAGTTCCCTGTTTTTTTTGCCGGCCAGCTCCTCCGGCAAATCTGGAATGACGAGGTAAAAACCAAGAGGAAAAAAACCCTGCATGATCAGGCCGCCCGGGGTGGGCCTGCCGGAAAAAAATCTCCGCAGCAGCTTGATATTCGGGCAGAAAGCGCTGCATTCCAGCTCATCGGTGGGGTAAACCAGAAAAATCATGCGACAGAAGCCGAATCTGCCCAGAATGCCGATGACCAACCAAAGCGGCCAGCGCAGCACGATGCCGACAAACAGAAAAACAAACTGCCGCAAAAATGTTCCCATGGTTTCCTCCTCCAGATGTCGAATTTCCGCCGGCAAGGAGTCACTCTCCTGACACCTTGCTCCATGAATCGCTCAGTGCGACCAATTCCTACATTATTGATATTTAAGGATTTGTTTTACGAAACGTCACTACGGAGAGAAAATACTGCAAGGAATACGCCAATTGACGAAAAGGATGGAGAACAAAGAAATGACGAGGGAAAACGGGTGAATTTATACAGGCAAAGGTGCTGGTCGGCAAAGGCTGCCGGGAATCTCCCGCTGTCAGCGAGCGGAGAAAATATCAGGGAATCGCTTGCCAACTCAAAGCCGCGGATCGCTCAAGAAAAACGCGCATTTGTCTTCGTTTACTTCAGGTAAAGATGCGATTTTGAAAAAAACAGTATACCGGACTGCTTTTCCTGTGGAACCTGTATCCCGTCTGCCCGACCGTCAAACGTTTATTGCGCCAGTCTTTTCACCACAAATTTTTCAACAAGCAACATAATGAACAAGGTCAGGCCAACAGTAAAAGGCATGGGGTTGAAATTGTCCCCCACAGAGGTTTGCAGGAGGTATTCACGGGGATATATGCGATTGTCTTCGACTTCATAAGTGTAAATCGACAATCTCCTTTTATTTTCTTCCTCCAAGGAGAGGGTGATTTTCCTGCGGGTCAAGGACATTGATTCCACGACAAACGCAACCAGGTCCGAATCGGCCAGCCGCCCCGCACCGGGGTCCTGGTATATATTCCATTCTTCCTGTAATTTTTTTGATCCCGATGCCCCATAATCATCCATGGATAAACTTCGCACCAACAACTCATCGTTGCCGCTGTTGCCATCTGTTTTGAGAAGAACCGGGAAATAATCAGGGGTTATTTTTTCATTATAAAAAATATGGTTCAGGGGGGAATTCGTTGACATGTACTGATGCAGACCGATCTGAATACCGCCAAAGACCGCAAGATAAAAAAACACCACACATATTCTTATAAAGACTTTCCGGCCACTACCCATGTCATTTCTCTGTTTTTATGTGATTTTTTAGTGGAAATTTCTCATGGTGTCAGAGCTGGTACCGATCTTCGGACAGTGTGGCAACGGAAATACGGTGGAAGGCCTTCATGGTTATGCCGCCAGCCGGAACGGTGGAGCCGGGCCGGTTTTGTTGCCGATACACCTCATGGGGGGTCTTGTCGTCCAGACTGGCATGAGGCCGCCGAGTGTTATAGAAATCGATCCAGCTGAAACTCAGTGTTTTTTTGTCTTGACTCAGGGATCCACTTTAAGGCTTTGAAATGTTTTCGACCGGCAAAAGGCGATGAGATTCAAATACGGTCAAAATCGATATTATATCAGAATGCACCTGGTAAACTATCCGATAATTCCGCTCCAGAACTTCTCGGATATCGTCACGGGATAATTCAGGAACTCTTCGCCCGGCAAGAGGTTGACGGACAATGTCCCGAGCTTTTTTCCTGAGACGGTCAATCCAGCTTTTTGCAACTTCAGGATTGTCTTCCGCTATGAATTCTCGGATGGCAACCAGATCATTCTTGGCAGTTTCAGCCCATTGCAGTTTCATCCAGCGCCTTATCCAACTCCTCGTCCGATAATACTCGGCCCTGTTCAATATCTGCCAAACCACTCTTTACAGCATCAATGAACCTGTTTTTCTCCGACAGGTAATCAAATTCGGCAGGAGAAATAAGGACGCCGGCAGGTTTCCCATTTTGAGTGATGATAATAGGCCGATGTGAAGTCTGAACGCGATGGAGCATCTTTGACGCATGGTTTTTAAAATCCGAGAGAGAAACAATATCTTCCGCAACATGAATAGGCTTCATTCCGGCCTCCATTTAATAAGGATTATATCTCAAATATAGGCCGGAATAAAGTCTTTTTCAAGCTTGTTTTAGCGACAAAGAGGGAAATACCCTCTCCCCTGGGGCGGATGTGTCCACAAGGTTCCAAAGTTCGTCAGAAATCTCCCAAGTTTTGATGCGTGCCATGGCTTTCCTTCCTTATCCGTTTTTTGCGGACTATCGAGGGATCATGGCAAAAATGCAAAATATTTATTCATAGATAAGCAGTTAACCTGATCGCTTTCTTTTAAGATCAAGCCACTGTTTCCACCTGCGGGAGGTTGACATTCGTCCGATTGCACCTGATTCATCGTCCAGATGCTCTAACATGTTTAAATTGCAATTTATTTTGGCCTTTGCAGATTTTTATTTTGCTTTTAACCTGTCTATTTGTTATGGAAAAAATCAAGCTGTTAATATGACAGATATTTAGCGCAAGAGGGCGACTGCTTTCCGCCCCTTCTTTTTCCCCCGCCATTGAAACGCCCGGCATTGACCGGGCAAGGGGGTGTTCATGCTGGTTGGCAGGTATATTTTTCATTGTCGATTCACCTCTCCGGCGGCATTGCCGGCCTTCAAGGGTTCCATGCTGCGGGGCGCGTTCGGCCACGCCCTGAAAAAGGTGGTCTGCGCCCTGCGCCGCAGGAGTTGCGCCGATTGTTTGCTCGTCCAGACCTGCGTCTATTCCCTCATCTTCGAAACACACACCCTCCCGCCATACAACGGCACCACCAAAACCACCCTGCTCCCCCATCCCTACGTGCTGCAGCCGCCGGCGGACAACAGCCGGGCGTATGGGGAGGGCGATTCCTTCACCTTCGGCCTCACCCTCTTCGGCAAGGCCAACGACTATCTGCCCCATGTCGTCTACGCGGTGGAGCAGATGGGTAAAACCGGCCTGGGCCGGGAAGTGGCAAACGGCCAAGGACGTTTTGCCCTTGCCGCTGTTGAATCAGACGGCGCAACCCTCTATGACGGTGACAAAAAGATTCTCGCCCACGGCCTTCCCCTGCCGGGCCTGGAGCTGCAACCCCCGCCTGACGGCCCTGTCAACTCCCTCACCGTTACACTCCTCACCCCGCTGCGCTTAAAACACGACAACCGTTTCCAGCAAACCCTGCCCTTTCACCTGCTCATCCGCGCCGCCCTGCGCCGCATCACCGGCCTTGAGAATGCCTTTGGACACGGGGAACCGCCGCTCGATTACCGGGGCCTGGTCCGACAGGCCGAACAGGTGATAACCAGGGCGAGTGACTGCCGATGGGTGGATATTGAACGTTACAGCAATCGCCAGAAAACCAACATGCTCATCGGCGGGTTGCAGGGGAGTCTGGTTTACGAAGGGGAGTTGGCGGAATTTCTGCCGCTGCTTGAGTATTGTGAGGTGACGCATATGGGGAAACAGACGGCGTTTGGGCTGGGGAGGGTGGGGGTAAGTTAGTCCAATGATGGCGATATTTGTATGTGAGCATGGGAAATGACAGGAAAGATCACAAACTACCTCGTTTCAAAAGAGAGGAAAAAATGAGCAGAACATTATCGATAGAGATCGAAACCCTTACTCCGCTGTGGACCGCAGGGGCCAATTCTCGAAAAATGGACAGGCTGCACGAGACCGGGATCATCGGCAGTCTGCGCTGGTGGTATGAAGCCATGATTCGGGGATTGGGCGGGAATGTAAAAAATCATGAGAGCGGCGGATGCCAGTTTGATGCGGATGCGTATGCCAAACACCCCGAACTGCCCAAAAGGGCACGACTGAAAAAAGCCGGACTTTGTGATGTCTGCCAGTTGTTTGGCGCGACAGGCTGGAAACGAAGGTTCAACATGGAAATTGGGCAAGGAGAAAAGCTTTTTGAAGCTGCTGAGAAAGATAAAATTCTCCTGCCAAGCGGACGAGTTCATCCCGGGAAAAAAGGGCCACGGGCTGGAGGGTGGTTCCTTATGCCGGACAGCGTCACAGGAAAGAACATTCCGCTGACGTTCCGATTCACCGATCCTGAGGATGCGGAGAAGATGAAGATCCTCCTGTCGTTGATTGAAAGACATGGCACCTTGGGGGCGAAAAAAGCGAGCGGTAACGGTGTCGTCAGGTTCCGCTTAAAAAATAATGGCAGCCTGGCACCATCGCCAGTCTCTACCGTTTTCCCATGGGCTACCTCAGCGAGGGTGTAAAATAGTTTGTGTAAATGGCTATGACTGAGTAAGTCAAAAAACTACCCTTTAAAAAGGAGCTCATATGGCCATTGATAAAGAAATTTTGGATCGTTTACTTGCCGACTACAATTACCAGAAGCCCGAAGAACTGATCGGTGAAAACGGGCTGCTCAAGCAGCTCACCAAGGCCTTACTGGAGCGGGCGTTACAGGCGGAAATGACCGTCCACCTGGGCCACGAAAAACATGGAACCATCGTCACCAAAGGCGGTAATGCCCGAAATGGTAACTCTGCAAAGACCATCAAGGGCGACTTCGGTAAAATGCCGATTGAGGTCCCGCGCGACCGCGACAGCAGTTTCGATCCGGTCATCATTCCCAAAGGGCAAACCCGCT is drawn from Desulfobulbaceae bacterium DB1 and contains these coding sequences:
- a CDS encoding type III-B CRISPR module RAMP protein Cmr1, which produces MSRTLSIEIETLTPLWTAGANSRKMDRLHETGIIGSLRWWYEAMIRGLGGNVKNHESGGCQFDADAYAKHPELPKRARLKKAGLCDVCQLFGATGWKRRFNMEIGQGEKLFEAAEKDKILLPSGRVHPGKKGPRAGGWFLMPDSVTGKNIPLTFRFTDPEDAEKMKILLSLIERHGTLGAKKASGNGVVRFRLKNNGSLAPSPVSTVFPWATSARV